Within the Candidatus Methylacidiphilales bacterium genome, the region TATTACCTATGTGCTGTTTGAGGTAGCTGGCCCAGCCATGACAATACCAGGTGAGGTGTACCCAAAAACAAAAGAAATACTAGCCAACCACCAAGTCATTCCTCTCCACTAAAAAGTTACTGCCTGGAAGAATACAATACATACACCAACACTCCAACAAGCATCCATAGCGCAAACATACTAATGGTATGTGTCGGTAAGGCAAGAATTAATCCAAAGCAAGACAGTGCGCCAAGGATAGGTATAATCAAACCCCCAGGAATAACAATTTTACTTATGTACTGCGGGTATCTTTTCCTTGCAACTGGCACCGCTAAACAAACAAAAATAAACGCCGACAAAGTACCGATATTGACAATCTCAACTAACGTATTAAACGGTAATTCACCAGCAATAAAAGACATGGTGATTCCAGTAGCTATAATAATTCGAGTTGGGGTTTTGGTTTTACTATTAACAGAAGAAAAAAAACTTGGGATCAATGTATCTCTTGATAAGGCAAATAAAATTCTCGTCAAAGCATAATAGAGCACTAACATCACAGAGGTAAGTCCTGCAATTACTGCGGTACCAACTAATGCTGACGCACCTTTAAAGCCAATTTGGGTGAGCGCATGTGAAGCTGGTGATGAAACATTTAATTCTTTATAAGAAACAATTCCAGTCATAAGACCTGACACCACAATATAAATCAAAGTACAAAAAACAAGTGAACCTATTATTCCAATCGGCACATCGCGTGCAGGATTCTTAGATTCTTCGGCGGCAGTTGAAACCGCATCAAACCCAACATAGGCAAAGAATACCAATGAAGCCCCGGCAATGATACCTACCGTATGGCCATCTGCAGTAGTTGAAAACCAACCGTAGGGTATAAATGGCGACCAGTTGCTAGGCTGGATATTAAACATTGCCACCCCAATAAATACTATTACCGCAAAAACTTTAATTGCGACTAATACAGTATTGAGCGTTGCACTCTGTCGCACTCCAACGAGCAGCAACCCCATCAGAATTAGT harbors:
- a CDS encoding amino acid permease; this encodes MNFFKIKSIEQFRAEDDQSAKTLNRCLGPLDLILLGVGAIIGTGIFVLTGVTAATATGPAVVISFIISGVVCTFVALCYSELSSKIGGCGSAYGYSYAVFGQGIGFLVAWMLILEYLIATTAVSVGWSGYLINVLNNIGMPLPESLTVGYFSNPEKGIINLPASLILLILMGLLLVGVRQSATLNTVLVAIKVFAVIVFIGVAMFNIQPSNWSPFIPYGWFSTTADGHTVGIIAGASLVFFAYVGFDAVSTAAEESKNPARDVPIGIIGSLVFCTLIYIVVSGLMTGIVSYKELNVSSPASHALTQIGFKGASALVGTAVIAGLTSVMLVLYYALTRILFALSRDTLIPSFFSSVNSKTKTPTRIIIATGITMSFIAGELPFNTLVEIVNIGTLSAFIFVCLAVPVARKRYPQYISKIVIPGGLIIPILGALSCFGLILALPTHTISMFALWMLVGVLVYVLYSSRQ